Genomic window (bacterium):
CGAGGTTCCAGTGCGAACGCCGCTTGCCTTTCTTGGCGTGGCTCGTCTTCTTCTTGGGAACAGCCATCTCGTATCCTCTTTTCCGTTGTCCCTCAGGACGGCAAGCCATCCCAGCGGGGATCGATTATCTCCTGAGCACAGTCGCAGGTCTCGACGTTGCGATCGGCACCGCAGTGGGTGCAGATCCCGCGACAGTCCTCCCTGCAGATCATCTTCTGAGGCAAAGTCAGGAGAGCGGCCTCCTTCAGGGCGGGGGTCAGATCCACCTCGCCCTGGGCCCGGTGAACCGTCCAGGCCGAGCCATCCTCCTCGTCATCGACTCTTTTGTCGCGAACGATCGCCACATCCACTTCCGCGACATATCGCATCTCGAACCCGGCGAGACAGCGATCGCACTCGGCTTTCCCGGAGACGACCAGGTCCCCGCGTACGGAAACACGGCTAACCGTGCCGTCGGCCTGCAGCTCGCCCACTATGCGCACCTCGCCCGCGTCGCCTTCCTCGAGATCCAGTCGGCAGGTCTCGTCGACCAGGAGCGATGAGCGTCCGCAGGGCAGTATGTCCAGATTCAGCTTCATGCAAGCGCCCCACGTTACAAGCCGCCGGGCCGTCTGTCAAGACGACCCACGGGCGCCGCCGGACCGTCCAGACGACGCCGGACCCGGATCTGCCGTCGATCCGGCGTCAGCCGAAGATGATGTCCAGTTCGACCTTGCCGTTCGCCACGGAATCGGAGGCATGGACGGCGTTCTGGCTGAGCGAGGTGCCGAACAGCGAGCGGATCGTGCCGCAGGCGGCGTCGGCCGGATTGGTGGCGCCCACCAGTTCACGCAGTTTCACGATGGCGTTGTCGCGTTCCAGGTGCACCGCGACGACGGGGCCGGAGGCGATGTAATCCACCAGATCCGGAAAGAACGGGCGCTCCCGGTGCACGGCGTAGAAGCGCTCCACCGTGCTGCGATCCAGGTGCTTTAGGGCCAGGTTCTTGATGCGAAAGCCGTTCTTCTGGACCATGGCCAGGATCTCGCCGACCGCCTGTGTCCGGGCGGCGAGGATCTCCGGCTTGATCATCATGTATGTCTGCTCCAACTGTCCATCCTCCAGTCTATTGCGGGGCATCCCTCCAGATTTCCTTCAACAGGGGCACCACGTCCACGGGACGATCCGCGACGGGAATGTTGGCCGCTTCGAGGGCCTGCTTCTTTTCGGCTGCCGTGCCGGAGCCGCCGGTGACGATGGCGCCGGCGTGCCCCATGCGCTTGCCCGGCGGCGCGGTGCGGCCGGCGATGAAGGACACGACGGGGATGTCCATGTTGGCATTGATGTACTCCGCGGCGCGTTCCTCGGCGTCGCCGCCGATCTCGCCGATCAACACCAGCGCTTGCGTCTCGGTATCGGCGGCGAACGCCTGCAGGGCGTCCATGAAGCTGGTGCCGATGACGGGATCGCCGCCGATGCCCAGACAGGTAGTCTGGCCCAGACCGGCCCGGGTCAGGGCATCGACCACCTCGTAGGTCAAGGTGCCGCTGCGCGAGATGAGACCGACCGATCCGGGGGCCACGATATTGCCCGGCATGATGCCCATCTTGACCTTCTGGCCGGGGTTGATGAAGCCGGGACAGTTGGGACCGACCAGCCGCACGCCCCTCTCCTCCAGATAGGGCATGACCTTCACCATGTCGAGGGTGGGCACGCCCTCGGTGATGCAGACCACCAGCTTGCAGCCGGCGTCAGCGGCTTCGCAGATCGCGCCGGCCGCGCCCGCGGGGGGCACGAAGATGACCGAAGCCGCGGCGCCGGTCTCGGCGACCGCCTCGGCCACCGTATCGAAGACGGGCACCTTGCCCTCGAAGGTCTGTCCGCCGCGGCCCGGCGTCACGCCCGCCACGATGTTGGTGCCATAGTCGAGCATGGACTTGGCGTGGAAGCTCCCGTCCCGCCCCGTGATACCCTGGACGAGGATCTTGGTGTCGCCGTCGCAAAAGATCGCCATGAGTCTCTCCTCTGCCGCCGGCTACTTGCCGGCCTGCTCGATGGCCTTCTGCACGGCCTCGTCCATGGTGGCGGCGGGGATCAGGTCGGTCTCCGCCAGGAGTTCGCGGGCCACGTGCTCGTTGGTGCCGGTGAGGCGGACCACGATGGGCACCTTGATGTCCATGCGCTCTGTGGCCTCTATGATGCCCTTGGCCACGTCGTCGCAGCGGGTGATGCCGCCGAAGATGTTGAAGAGGATCACCTCGACGTTGGCGTCGCGCAGGATGATCTCCAGGGCCTTGACCACCTTGTCGGGATTCGAGCTGCCGCCGATGTCCAGGAAGTTCGCCGGCATGCCGCCGTAGTACTGGACCAGGTCCATAGTCGCCATGGCCAGGCCCGCGCCGTTGACCAGACAACCGACATTGCCGTCCAGCTTGACGAAGGAGAGATCGGCCTCGCGGGCCAGGCGCTCGCTCTCGTCCTCCGCGTCCAGGTCGCGCAGGAGCTCGAACTTCGGATGACGGTAGAGGGCGTTGTCGTCCAGGTTCATCTTGGCGTCGATCGCCTTGCCCACGCCCTCGTCGGTGAAGATGTAGGGGTTGATCTCGGCGAGGGAGGCGTCCGCGTGCATGAACGCAACGTACAGCTTCTGCATGCCGACGGCCAGCTGCCGCGCCTTCTTGATGTCGCCGGTCATCTTCATGGCGACCGTTAGCGCCTGATGGTCCAGCAGACCGTAGCGGGGGTCGATCGGAAGCTTGAGGATG
Coding sequences:
- a CDS encoding DUF177 domain-containing protein; protein product: MKLNLDILPCGRSSLLVDETCRLDLEEGDAGEVRIVGELQADGTVSRVSVRGDLVVSGKAECDRCLAGFEMRYVAEVDVAIVRDKRVDDEEDGSAWTVHRAQGEVDLTPALKEAALLTLPQKMICREDCRGICTHCGADRNVETCDCAQEIIDPRWDGLPS
- a CDS encoding nucleoside-diphosphate kinase (catalyzes the formation of nucleoside triphosphate from ATP and nucleoside diphosphate), producing the protein MEQTYMMIKPEILAARTQAVGEILAMVQKNGFRIKNLALKHLDRSTVERFYAVHRERPFFPDLVDYIASGPVVAVHLERDNAIVKLRELVGATNPADAACGTIRSLFGTSLSQNAVHASDSVANGKVELDIIFG
- the sucD gene encoding succinate--CoA ligase subunit alpha — its product is MAIFCDGDTKILVQGITGRDGSFHAKSMLDYGTNIVAGVTPGRGGQTFEGKVPVFDTVAEAVAETGAAASVIFVPPAGAAGAICEAADAGCKLVVCITEGVPTLDMVKVMPYLEERGVRLVGPNCPGFINPGQKVKMGIMPGNIVAPGSVGLISRSGTLTYEVVDALTRAGLGQTTCLGIGGDPVIGTSFMDALQAFAADTETQALVLIGEIGGDAEERAAEYINANMDIPVVSFIAGRTAPPGKRMGHAGAIVTGGSGTAAEKKQALEAANIPVADRPVDVVPLLKEIWRDAPQ
- the sucC gene encoding ADP-forming succinate--CoA ligase subunit beta, which translates into the protein MNIHEYQAKDLFRSAGLLVPPGEATGSVAGALELARKYGLPVMVKSQVLTGGRGKAGGVKFCETEDDVREHAGNILGMDIKGHIVRKVLITPAETIAEEYYVGMLVDRGTRRVLLMASAEGGVEIEQVAKDNPDAILKLPIDPRYGLLDHQALTVAMKMTGDIKKARQLAVGMQKLYVAFMHADASLAEINPYIFTDEGVGKAIDAKMNLDDNALYRHPKFELLRDLDAEDESERLAREADLSFVKLDGNVGCLVNGAGLAMATMDLVQYYGGMPANFLDIGGSSNPDKVVKALEIILRDANVEVILFNIFGGITRCDDVAKGIIEATERMDIKVPIVVRLTGTNEHVARELLAETDLIPAATMDEAVQKAIEQAGK